A region of the Nerophis lumbriciformis linkage group LG13, RoL_Nlum_v2.1, whole genome shotgun sequence genome:
ggtacaggcaaggcttttttatcagcgaccaaaagttgcaaactttatcgtcgatgttctctactaaatcctttcagcaaaaatatggcaatatcgcgaaatgatcaagtatgacacatagaatggacctgctatccccgtttaaataagaaaattgcatttcagtaggcctttaagtcccatcttaaaactcatttgtatacgctagcctttaaacagacccctttttagaccagttgatctgccgtctctcttttcagCTCTGTCCCCCTCTTGCGTGGAGAAGTTATCAGGTGGccacggatcagcctccacggatgaatcgctagctgttcaaagttgggACCCAGGGGGGACCACTCttctttgcatcagttggtgacgtctctgcgctgctgacttgtctccattcaagatgatccctgctggtctcccaaagGACTTGACTTGCACATGAACTCGGGACacggggtgaccactccttatgcattagtcggtgacgtctctgcgccccgaCGGGTCTACATGCAGGAGGATCCCCTgttggctccactatggactggactctcacattgtcccatgtgggatctgagccgaggatggggCTATATACGTAAACATCGGTTGACTGGATTGGTGAAACAGTCATGTGACGATGCCTGCTGAAGACGTTTCTCCAAAGCGCCAAGCAATTCATCTTTAGAATCAATAGACTATACATATACTGATGATATAAATTaactgggtgcatttctacactatattttagtAGATCAAAGTTACATTTTCCGTGAAAATATTCCCGGAAATTTCACATGCCTGcctcttatcttgctgattgtattgtgacGTATAATCCGTCTCGAAATCTGCGTTCCAGAAACGCCGGCTAAATAGTGACCACCAGAGCcttaaaaaagtctgcaggctctaaagcgttttctattcgggctccagtactctggaatcggcaacagttagagatgctacctcagtagatgcATTCAAGTCCCAACTTAAAGTTCACTTATACTCTGAAATACTCTTACACTTTGAAACAtgccaaactcaaggcccaggggccagatatGGCTTGCCATCTCATTTTCTGTGGCCCGTGAATAATTACGGTTAATAAAGTATTTTATCTTttcatactaaatgtatttgtcctttacatttttgcaataaaaatacatgtactgaatGCAATTGTGTATCTTTATTAtttagtgttggccctgcgatgaggtggcgacttgtccagggtgtagcctgccttccgcccgaatgcagctgaggtaggctccagcaaccccaaaagagacaagcggtagaaaatggatggatggatggattatttaatCATGTATCTGCTTGATTTATAATTTCAAAGCAGATTATGCTTTAatttgtacactgaaaaaaatgaCAACCTTTATGAAAAcattctgccgactgagctgccaatttttgaaCATAAAAAACTTGAGTAATGTTTTtccatatacactgcaaaaactgcaatctaagtaagattacatctcaaataagggtgatatttgcttattttctgtctgataagataattcttctcactaagcagattttatgttagagtgttttacttgttttaagggttttggtcctaaattatctcagtaagatattacagcttgttgctgagctttgatgacctatattgagtaaaacatgcttgaaactagaatatcaactgatgcaaagctgtgtcattaacactcacaagtataaaactaccgtatttttcggactataagtcgcagtttttttcatagtttggccgggctccagtgcgacttacatatgtttttttccttttttattatgcattttcggcaggtgcgacttatactccgaacaatacggtacttttttaaagtaataatttcttacttcaagcatgaaaaaaaaaaaatcatgatgccggcgcatatcattatgtcaagataatggcactaatatttacttaatttatgaatatttttcaacatattgagcaaaaaagtctttttttttctaccaagaaaagtgcacttgttattagtgagaatatacttattttaaggtatttttgggttcattgaggttagctaattttacttgttttggaaagtcttgacaagccaaattttcttgttctattggcagataattttgcttagttcaaataaaatacccctaatttgttttttcttgtttttgaacactgactttttgcagtgcactatgttatacggtaaaaaaaaactggcagttccgttgcatgaattttaccacaaaaaaaacagtggtactgtttgttAATTCCATTTTAAAACCCAGCCGCAAATTTTACCGTAATATTCTGGCGACAGAGCTGCAAAAAGTTACACAAAAAATGTCGTAGATAGAAAATGTAAAGGATGTgccttttaaaatgtttatttctaGGAATAAACGTTTGCAAATGGCTCTGCCTTCTTTGATGTTCAGCATTCTCCTATTCTATATGCCGCTAAGCAAGGAAAACGGAATGTGGCACCATCTGGCTTGGTTTGGCGATAACAAAGGTCAGTTATCTACCTATTTATAAAATTAGAATACAAGATAAAAGAGCCGATACATTGTTGTCTTCAAGCACCCTCTTCAGCCTCTTCCTCAAATTCACCCTCATCGTCTGCTTTGGCATCCTGGTACTGTTGGTACTCGGATACTAAATCGTTAATGTTGTTGTCGGCTTCAGTAAATTCCATCTCATCCATACCCTGTTCTGTGTACCAATGCAAGAAGGCCTTTCGGCGGAACATGGCTGTGAACTGCTCAGAGATGCGCTTGAACAGCTCCTGTATGGCCGTACTGTTGCCGATGAAAGTGACAGACATCTTGAGTCCGCGGGGCGGGATGTCACAAACGGCAGTGCTGATGTTGTTGGGGATCCACTCGACAAAGTAACTACTGTTCTTGTCTTGGATTGTGAGCATTTGCTCATCAACCTCCTTCATGGATAAGCGGCCACGGAACACTGTGGCAACCGCCAGATAGCGTCCTTGGCTGGGGTCGCACGCGACCATCATGTTTCTGGAGTCGAACACTTGCTTGGTGATGTCGCGAACCGAGAGGGCTCGATACTGCTGGCTGCCCCTGCTGGTCAGAGGGGCGAAGCCCGGCATGAAAAAATGCATGCGGGGGAAAGGCACCATGTTGACTGCCAGTTTGCGGAGGTCGGCGTTGAGCTGGCCGGGGAAGCGCAGGCAGGTGGTGACCCCGCTCATGGTGAACGATACGAGGTGGTTCAGGTCTCCGTAGGTGGGTGTGCTCAGCTTGAGAGTGCGGAAGCAGATGTGGTATAGAGCTTCATTGTCGATGCAGTACGTTTGATCTGTGTTTTCAACAAGCTGATGGACTGACAGAGTGGAGTTGTAAGGTTCTACGACCGTATCTGACACCTCAGGACGGAAACACAACCTTTTCAGCCTTTTTATCATGAAATTTAACATCACACTGAAAGAAACAATGCCCTCACCTTGGGCGAGGGCATCACACTGAAGGTATTTATGATACGATCAGGAAACTCCTCACGAATCTTGTAGATAAGTAGGGTTCCCATACCAGAGCCGGTTCCACCACCAAGCGAGTGTGTGAGTTGGAAGCCCTGCAGACAGTCACAGCTTTCTGACTCTTTACGCACCACCTCCACAACAGATTCAACCATGTCAGCACCATCAGTGTAGTGACCTTTGGCCCAGTTGTTAGCAGCACCACCCTTACCTTAGGGAACAATCACACAATTTGAGCATCTGACCTAATCTGATTAGACTACATAAAAGACTAGTCTTTAACAGACTGTTTTATGCCACCCACCAAACACAAAATTGTCAGGTCTGAAAATTTTACCCAAAGGTCCAGACCTTACGCAGTCCATGGTACTTGGTTCCAAGTCCACAAGAATGGCACGGGGAACATATTTGCCCCCTACACTTCAACCACACCAGTTCAGGAATGCAAGAACAGAAGCTGATGTATACAGTGAGAAAACTAAATGGATGAATGTGCACTTTGTAGTGTCTTGCTAATTTTTTAGCTGGGCAACCAACCTGTTGCCTCGTTGAAGTAGACGTTGATCCTGCGCAGCTGCAGCTCATCATCGCCATGGTAAGCCCCAGAAGGATCAATGCCGTGTTCGTCGCTGATCACTTCCCAGAACTGCAGGTCCAAAATGTAATGGATGATATGGCAGCGCTTTCAATTATTTGATCATAATTGTTTCTTTCTTTGCATTCATGGAATCAGTATTGTTTTATTTGATCAACATGGCAAATACCTAAATTCCTGGAATCAGTATGATTTATTAAATCAATATGGAAAATACCTAATCAGCAATAATACCAATgcattttttcagtttttttttaaatacacttacaattacagTGTTACAAAGTTAGAAATAATTTAATTGGTTTATTCATCGCAAACAGGTgataaaaagtaaaagtaagcaGGAGCGTTGACagtaaaaacatttgtaaatCATAATAtatgagtagggctgggcgatatatggaatatactcgaaatatcgcgggtttgtctctgtgcgatatagaaaatgactatatcatgatattcgagtaccgtatttttcggactataagtcgcagtttttttcatagtttggccgggctccagtgcgacttatatatgtttttttccttttttattacgcattttcggcaggtgcggctttacggtgcgacctatactccgaaaaatacggtataagttctcatgcagttgcttgtAGCTGCGGTCATTACActtcaggcttttctcactctttcttgtctctccttctcacagagacataaaacaagcgcaccttcttacatacgtcacatactgtcgcgcgtgcaatgtCATAAGCCCTCGCGgaacagagaggtagcggcatgggtaacgttagctgtggtgcgagtgataATACAagagagaaggtgccaatctggtaacaaatggaggaagaattaattcccaagaaaaacagcagggggtccatcgtctggcagtggtttggcttcaagcgggaagatgttgaaaagacaaccgtaatatgtcaagtatgcggcaaaagcgttgctacaaaaagtagcattactgctaatgtgcagcatcatttgaaaagtcacccgctagagaatgaggagtgcttgaaactctgcatgtcaacatctccgttcggtgccacacccacaaaatgcccaagcaaccatttccacatcaacacctatgaaaaaaatagtcaagagcagaaggagataacgtccgcaggaacctaccacatagcgaaggacatgcactatttgatttcctattatgcagctcatttttatttgacagttattgaaatatcttgtgtgacatcatgcacaaaagtgcactttatttgttttaaaggcctactgaaagccactactaccgaccacgcagtctgatagtttatatatcaatgatgaaatcttaacattgcaacacatgccaattacttaagtgcaattttaaatttcacgcgaaatatcctgctgaaaacgtctcggtatgatgacgcctgcgcgtgacgtcacggattgtagaggacattttgggacagcatggtggccagctattaagtcgtctgttttcatttcaAAATTCCAgttttctggacatctgtgttggtgaatcttttgcaatttgttcaatgaacaatggagacagcaaagaagaaagctgtaggtgggaagcggtgtattgcggcaggtgttgtgccggataacgcacccccgccgtagaatgcaccccctgactgttgtgccggataacacagccggtgtttcattgtttacattcccgaaagatgacagtgaagctttaccattggcctgtggagaactgggacaacagagactcttaccaggaggactttgagttggatacgcagacgcggtacagtgagtacgcatgcagctgcgacttccaaacatttgatcgcttgcccgtacgtgcgtgccgctatgtgcatgtcacgtacgtaactttggggaaatatatgtgctgtacgaactttggggaggtgaacggtactttgggctgtgggattgagtgtgttgtgcaagtgtttgagttgtattggcgggttatatggacgggagggggaggtgtttgttatgcgggattaatttgtggcatattaaatataagcctggttgtgttgtggctaatacagtatatatatgtcttgtgtttatttactgttttagtcattcccagctgaatatcatgtcccacccgcctctcacagcatcttccctatctgaatcgctcccactgccctctagtccttcactctcactttcctcattcacgaatatttcatcctcgctcaaattaatggggaaatcgtcgctttctcggtccgaatcgctctcgctgctggtggccatgattgtaaacaatgtgcggatgtgaggagctccacaacctgtgacgtcacgcgcatatcgtctgctacttccggtacaggcaaggcttttttatcagcgaccaaaagttgtgaactttatcgtcgatgttctctactacctttcagcaaaaatatggcaatatcacgaaatgatcaagtatgacacatagaatggacctgctatccccgtttaaataagaaaatcgcatttcagtaggcctttaaactattgtagtggcgttctgtacaaaaagtgcactataatttagtgttgttgtgatatgtcatcttaatgacatcacgcacaaaagtgcactcataacttgttttaaaatgtctctgacaatcttgtactgttttgaaatgacatgaatgtttgggccactgcttaataactgtttaataaatacagttttggtaaattgacttagttgtgatttcccactctacatgaaagtttaaaatgagcatatgttAATGCAGTATAAACAAGAATGCTTtagtgtagacacatagaatcatcatactgctgtgattatatgcatcaagtgttcattcaaggctaaggcaaaatatccagatatatatcatgtatcgtgacatggcctaaaaatatcgagatattaataaaaggccatatcgcccagccctatatatGATAACAAATTTAAAAGGAAGCTATGATGAAATTGGTCTTTTCTGACTTCTAAATGTTATCACAAAGGTGAATACTCGTGTTAAACAGTGTCAAAGTATGAAATCATAAAGTTTCGGTGTTAGCTTCCGagcagtctggctacgttgtgacatCACAGTGAAGTGGATgtccttatttggacattaagggTCATTACAAATACTCCCCCTCGCCCCTTGTACACGTTCACGTCAATCAAGCGGTGTCAAAATTCTCCGTCAGGTAAGGAGGAAGGGCCAAGTGTGAGGGCCGCGGAGCCTTTTAAATCAAGTGATTTCGGGCACCTCGCCAGGACATCGAGGGAGAAGAAAAATATACGATATCGCACTATGCCTGCTGAGAACgatggcggaaaacaaacataaaaGCCTACAAATAGAAGTAATACGCTTAATTgttgattttaataataatgacGCTCGTGGTTTTGTTCAGATGTTCATCTGTTGCTACTCCACGTAAATATTGGCCGTTtaattgtggttttttttttatcgcttGTTAAAACGATCGAGTTCCCGTATATTTCCCTAACATAGCTGTAactatattatttgttttatgaATGTAGAAAGAATAGCCCACGTTTTCAACTGTTTATTGTTTGTTTTCACCGCTCGTTACAACAAGCCAGCAACATGAAGCTACCGTAGGCTATTGTTTCTGAATTTCTACCTTTATAAATAATgtaacataatacatgtttgtgaAAAGTCTGTACGTTACATTCACCCTTTGCCAAGAGGGTGTGTCTGGAAACTCACCTGAGACTAACGTCTAACGACTTAACTATCGGATGcacttttttcccaggaaaatccTATATCACCTTTTTTAAGTAAATTTTGGactgtgtctggaaaaaaaatagcggcGATGACTTTAAGatatataattaaaaatgtacacattttaaaaagatacatttgatTCTTTCTCAGAGGGTGAGCGTGGTTTCGATAGCAATCTTAATATTAAgacattaatattaatattcaatattaactcaatattaagggctatataaatacatttcgattgattgattgacaaaaaCATTTATACTTATTAGGGATGCGTCAATTGATCGGccgatttacattaaaaaaaagtatatgatcgttgtggcttgtgcagccctttgagacatttgtgataaagggcgatataagtaaactttgataaaCTTTCATTGAATCTGGGAAGGCCTCCACTAACGGCCAAGCTTGCAGAGAGACTCAAAAAACAGGTtaaaaaagtgactgtggagaATAAAGTATGCAGCATTAAAAAACAAAGCTCatccaaaacatgttttaaacgccacaaggaagggtttgaaaaatgcacaaaaaaaaaaaaaaatcatcataatATTAGACATTATTTTCTTACCTTAGACCCCATCTGGTTTCCACACTGGCCGACTTGGATGTGCACGATTTCCCTCATCGTGGAAGCAAAATTGCGTCTTCTGTGTTTCTAGCAAATTGCCTTACAAATATTGAAGGAAATGGAGAGAGTGGTAAGAAGTTAAacgcaatttatttattttttaaaatgtgatGATCAGTCAAACCTTGTTagtttaccgtatttccttgaattgccgccgtggcgataattaatttaaaacctcttctcactccggcacttaccaaaggcatgcggtaaatgcaagcatgcgctaattattttaaaacctcttctcactccggcgcttaccaaaggcatgcggtaaatttaggcctgcgctcagtgtgatgtaaggataccatcatgaaaagcacattcaataaaaaaaaacgttattaaggtcttacctttacttataaatgaagtccatgcgcagctccttctgaccaaaaccattgataacttgtttatagaagtcttccttatctttcttcagttttaaaagtctctctgtctcgatggagatcttcctttaattattaccgtatttttcggactataagtcgcagcttttttcatagtttggccgggctccaatgcgacttatatatgtttttttccttctttattatgcattttcggcaggtgcgacttatactccggtgcgacttatactccgaaaaatacggtacctcctgcttcgattgaaagtccagtttagaaaactgttttattttagatatgtaatcctccatgttaaaagtgcaagtgagaggaaaaaataaacgatcgctgctcactgtttctgcttgttgtcacttcttctgcagccgaatagtcgcaagaaggatcactagcgccctctaccaccaggaggcgggagtcatttaatgactcatatttaacacacgcagctacggtatattaataaaacatagctgcttactgttctttttagcatattcaatagcttggaccttaaatcctactgaatagctctttatcttcttccc
Encoded here:
- the LOC133613797 gene encoding tubulin beta-3 chain-like isoform X2; amino-acid sequence: MAMMSCSCAGSTSTSTRQQGFQLTHSLGGGTGSGMGTLLIYKIREEFPDRIINTFSVMPSPKVSDTVVEPYNSTLSVHQLVENTDQTYCIDNEALYHICFRTLKLSTPTYGDLNHLVSFTMSGVTTCLRFPGQLNADLRKLAVNMVPFPRMHFFMPGFAPLTSRGSQQYRALSVRDITKQVFDSRNMMVACDPSQGRYLAVATVFRGRLSMKEVDEQMLTIQDKNSSYFVEWIPNNISTAVCDIPPRGLKMSVTFIGNSTAIQELFKRISEQFTAMFRRKAFLHWYTEQGMDEMEFTEADNNINDLVSEYQQYQDAKADDEGEFEEEAEEGA
- the LOC133613797 gene encoding tubulin beta-2 chain-like isoform X1, with the protein product MREIVHIQVGQCGNQMGSKFWEVISDEHGIDPSGAYHGDDELQLRRINVYFNEATGGKYVPRAILVDLEPSTMDCVRSGPLGKIFRPDNFVFGKGGAANNWAKGHYTDGADMVESVVEVVRKESESCDCLQGFQLTHSLGGGTGSGMGTLLIYKIREEFPDRIINTFSVMPSPKVSDTVVEPYNSTLSVHQLVENTDQTYCIDNEALYHICFRTLKLSTPTYGDLNHLVSFTMSGVTTCLRFPGQLNADLRKLAVNMVPFPRMHFFMPGFAPLTSRGSQQYRALSVRDITKQVFDSRNMMVACDPSQGRYLAVATVFRGRLSMKEVDEQMLTIQDKNSSYFVEWIPNNISTAVCDIPPRGLKMSVTFIGNSTAIQELFKRISEQFTAMFRRKAFLHWYTEQGMDEMEFTEADNNINDLVSEYQQYQDAKADDEGEFEEEAEEGA